A stretch of Gemmatimonas aurantiaca T-27 DNA encodes these proteins:
- a CDS encoding gluconate 2-dehydrogenase subunit 3 family protein, whose protein sequence is MERREMMKLLATMPMGAWALSHSDVADAALHTHTVLDELEQAQPRAAFVPKFFQPLEWRTVRVLADMVIPRDARSGSATEAGVPEFMDFVMMTYTGNQARMRDGLGWLNAESRARFGKAFPDLAAAQRTAIVDDIAWPAKAKPEHQAGVRFFNAFRDLCANGFFTSRIGVKDIGYMGNVPVSAWAGCPAPANRKALGGA, encoded by the coding sequence ATGGAACGCCGCGAGATGATGAAGCTGTTGGCCACCATGCCGATGGGTGCCTGGGCGCTTTCGCATAGTGATGTGGCCGATGCCGCCTTGCATACACACACCGTGCTCGATGAGCTGGAGCAGGCACAGCCACGGGCCGCGTTTGTGCCGAAGTTCTTTCAGCCGCTCGAGTGGCGCACCGTGCGCGTGCTGGCCGATATGGTGATCCCGCGTGATGCGCGATCGGGCAGTGCGACGGAAGCCGGTGTGCCCGAGTTCATGGACTTCGTGATGATGACGTACACGGGCAATCAGGCCCGTATGCGCGACGGATTGGGATGGCTCAACGCCGAATCGCGGGCGCGTTTTGGCAAGGCGTTCCCGGATCTCGCCGCGGCGCAGCGCACCGCGATTGTCGATGACATCGCCTGGCCCGCCAAGGCCAAGCCGGAGCACCAGGCGGGCGTCCGATTCTTCAATGCGTTCCGCGATCTGTGCGCGAATGGGTTTTTCACCAGCCGCATTGGTGTGAAAGACATCGGGTACATGGGCAATGTGCCCGTCTCTGCCTGGGCGGGTTGCCCTGCGCCGGCCAATCGCAAAGCGCTGGGGGGCGCGTGA